The genomic window TAGTTATAAGAGATGTAACTATAAGTGGCATAGATATTGACAAAAAACTTCAAGATATTGATGACTTACTTGGTCTAAATATTATCAATATATCAAAGTCCATCTTCTTGCACTATTACGATGGTCAAACACAAGAGACAAAGATTTCTCAACTGCAACTAGACCTATCTCTAAAAGATAACAATATAAAGCTCGATGATTTAGCATTAAAGACACAAAAGTTTTTAATAGTAATCCAAGGAGATTTAGAAGATAATGGCGATATAAAAAAACTTGATGTAAGCATAGTAGATAAAAATGGATGTGCTATCGTTACTCAAGCCTTAAGTGGAAATATTAGAGAGCCAAAGATAGCCAATACCACTTCAACTCTTGTTAACATAGTTAAAAGTGTCCCAACATCTATCTTAGACACTGCAAATAAAATAGTTGATTTTGGAGCGAGTTCTGTGGACGGTATAGCATCTTTTGGATTTAATCAGATCTTTAGAGGTGATACAAATATCTCTATAACTTCTGACTTAATCTCTCAAAGTCGCTCTATTATAAAATTTGGTTCTGATATGATTATGCCTAGTGGTTGTAAAGTTATCTACTCTGGCAAAGTCATTCACCCAGCAAACTCTAAAAAGGATGAAAAATGAAAAAAGATTTCAAAGCACTAAATATAAAATGTAACGGCTGTGCAAACACCGTAAAAGAGTCTCTAAAGGAGGATTTTGGAGAGGTCGAAGTTGACTTAAACCAAGAGCCTAGGGTTGTAAGTGTTGAGATAAAAGATGAGGAGCATGAGCAACTATTTCGCAAAAAAATGAGAAAACTAGGTTATCCTTTAGACGATGAAGAACTTGGAACTTTTGAGTCAACTGGACTTAAAGCAAAGAGCTTTGTATCTTGTGCTGTAGGAAAAATGAATCAATAATTCTAGTCTCATCCAAATCATTTAGTATTTGGATGAGACTAGATACAAATGGCATAAACGAGACCTAAACCCTAACAAACAGGGACTAAGGTTTGTCTATCATATAACCCATTCCCCTAACATTTATGATAAAGTCTTCTTTTAGATTTTTTTTGAGCCTGTTTATCTCAGCTCTTATGGTTGCATTGTCCACAAGCTGTTCACTCCATACATAAGTTTGAAACTGCTCAAAGTCAACCACCATTCCTCTGTTTCTTGCAAGCAGATCTATCATTTGTGACTGCTTTTTTGTAAGAATCTGTGGTTCATCATTAAACAAAAGAAGACTGTGCTCTTGGTCATAACTATAATTTTTAGAGATTCTAAGATGCACCCTTGGTCTCTGGCTTTCAAGTTTTACACGGTTGATGCGAAGTGCCAACTCTTTTAAGTGAAATGGTTTTTTTAAGTAATCATGACATCCTAAATTATAAGCACGAGAGATATCTTCTATATCTACCAAGGCACTTATATAGATAACACTCACATATATCTTTAACTCATGCAACTCTTCTAAAAAAGAGAGTCCATCTATGCCGGGTACATTTATATCTAAAATGAGCAAATCATAAGAACTTTTTTTTATAGCATCAAAGGCTTCGCTTCCATTAGCAAAAGGCTCTACTTTGTGCCCATCAGACTCTAAATACTCACATATAGACTCGTTTAACATAAGCTCATCTTCAAGTAGTAAAATCTTCATCAATCGCCCATCATTTTAAATATATACTTAAAAACAGTCTCATTAGCATCTGAAGAGACTGAGATTTTCACATCTTCTTCTTCGCAAATACTTCTAACAAGCCCTAGCCCTATTCCAAAGCCATCAGCCTTTTCTTCTTCTCTATAGTACTCATGAAAAACCTTTTGTGTATCTTTTATAGTTTTTGCTTTTGAACCCATTGCAAACTCTATATTTGCACCGATTTGTATAAGTGTTACTGTTATGACTTCTTTTGGAAGTGTGTATTTAATGGCGTTTGTTATAGTGTTGTCTACTATCCTTTGAAGCTTTGTCTCATTGAAATATATATGCATCTCGCTTGCTTCAATCTTGTTGTTAAAACTCACTTTTGACTGCTGGGCTACTTCTGTAAAAAAGTCTATTCTACTATTTATATAGTTTGCAAAGTTTATAACTCTTTTTGGATACTCAACTTGATCTTTTTTTACCAAATAGCTCAAATCATCATAGATACTAAAGATATTTTTAACAGCAGCTTCTATCTTAGAGAGCTGCCTATCTCGCGGATTTTTCATCAGATATAACTCAATGGACATTAGTATAACACTAAGAGGTGTGTTTGTTTCATGAACTGTATATCTTAAAAACTCTCTTTGCGATACTAATAAATCTTGTGAAAATTTTTTCTCTTTTTCTAAGTTTTTGTTGATGGATTCAAGCTTTGTCATCTTCATCCGAACTCTCTCTTCTAGTCCTTCATTTAGCTCTTGGAGTGAGTTTCTTTGCTCTTTTATCTTAGCCACCATCTCGTTTGCGTATCCGACCATTACCTTAAAGTCTTGAAAAAATATACTATTTGGATCTATCATTTTGTCACTATATGTATTTTGTTCAAAAAATTCCAAAAATCTCTTTGTATCACGATGGAGAAGTTTGTTAAAAAGATTGTGAAAACCTAAAAAAATAGCAAAAAGTATAAACGAGAGAGTAACTATGGCTAGTGCGGTTTTAATCAAAAGAGATTTCAATCTTTGATGTTTTTGTGCTAAAACTTCACTCTCTGAAAGTGACTCTATACTAGTAACATAACTCTGCTCTAGTGCCTTTTCATAATCTTCATACATCTCTTCAACTAAAAGACCCACAAAAATCATTGTAAAGAGAAATATAACGCTAACCGTAATAATATCGGCTTGCTTAATAGTTATGGTTTTAAAAAATGAGCTTATCTTCATGCTCAGCATTATACACTAAGTGCTAAACTAAACTATGAACTTTCAAATACTCTAAGATTAAGTCATTATAATTTCAAAAACAAATAAGGATTCAAATGTTTAGAAATACACAACTAAAGACTTACGACCTGAGCCAAGAAGAGTTAAGTAAACTTCAATGGGCAAAAGTATCTACAAGCAAAGGCGATATCTGGTTAAAGCTTTTTCCTGAGGAAGCCCCAAACACAGTTGCAAACTTTGCACACTTAGCAAACACTGGCTTTTATAATAATCTCAACTTTCACCGTGTAATCCCAGGTTTTATGGCACAAGGCGGATGTCCAACTGGAACTGGAACTGGTGGACCTGAGTGGGCTATAGCGTGTGAGACAGCACAAAATACTTCTCGCCATAGAAGAGGAACTATATCAATGGCTCACGCTGGACCAAACACTGGTGGAAGTCAATTTTTCATCACCTTTGTAGCAACTCCACATCTTGATGGTGTTCATACAGTATTTGGTGCTATAGAAGAAGATGATGCAGAGAGCTTCGCAGTTCTTGACTCGATTCAAGGTCAAGATGCTATAAACTCTATAGAAGTTTTAGAGACAAAATAGTTTAGACCTCCACCAAGTTCCACCTCTGTCGAGGTGGAACTATAAGAAAGTCAGAAGAGGAGTTACAAATCTTAGTCCATATCTGTTGCAGTGTAGATAGTCACTTTTTTCTGCAAAAACTTCATCATGACTTCCCAGATGAAAAACTCACAGCTTTTTTTTATGATCCAAATATCCATCCATATTTAGAATATAGACTCAGACTTTTAGATGTTAAACGATCATGCAGAAAACTTGGCATCTCTCTTATTGAGGGCGAATATGATTATGAAAACTGGTTGATTGCTGTAAAAGGTCTTGAGAGGGAGAGAGAAAAAGGTGCAAGATGCGAAGTCTGCTTTGATAGACGCTTTGAAGTTAGTGCAAAAAAAGCTCTTGAACTTGGAGAGAAAAAAATAACTACAACACTTCTCGTTAGCCCTCTAAAATCTCAAGAGCAACTAAAAAGAAGTGGTGATGCTTTTTTTAAAAAGTATGGAGTTGAGTTTATAGCACTTGATTATCGTTCAAATGGCGGCACTCAAGACCAGTCCCAAGTTACAAAAGAGGAGATGCTTTATCGTCAAGACTATTGTGGTTGCATCTATGGTCTAACTATGCAAAGAGAGGAACAAGATCGCATTATGGATGAGATGTTCTCACCCATCTCAAACACAACACTTCCAGCTTCCATTGAAGAACGTCTCGCAATGTATGAAAAAAGAGTTGAACTTGAAGAGCA from Sulfurimonas hongkongensis includes these protein-coding regions:
- a CDS encoding peptidylprolyl isomerase, coding for MFRNTQLKTYDLSQEELSKLQWAKVSTSKGDIWLKLFPEEAPNTVANFAHLANTGFYNNLNFHRVIPGFMAQGGCPTGTGTGGPEWAIACETAQNTSRHRRGTISMAHAGPNTGGSQFFITFVATPHLDGVHTVFGAIEEDDAESFAVLDSIQGQDAINSIEVLETK
- a CDS encoding epoxyqueuosine reductase QueH; protein product: MLVHICCSVDSHFFLQKLHHDFPDEKLTAFFYDPNIHPYLEYRLRLLDVKRSCRKLGISLIEGEYDYENWLIAVKGLEREREKGARCEVCFDRRFEVSAKKALELGEKKITTTLLVSPLKSQEQLKRSGDAFFKKYGVEFIALDYRSNGGTQDQSQVTKEEMLYRQDYCGCIYGLTMQREEQDRIMDEMFSPISNTTLPASIEERLAMYEKRVELEEQNIEYRIVKEKFLNYRVFNFKLTKGKGELIPAYSICYSMLDKKKADGRIEFKDKNINYFNRQEIKFIDLKHFNELCDSDYKNIKELIFNPPSFEKELSIRALIEPNPYSLSPIIVVEQICDAKLTISLDATTYQDTKEKLLII
- a CDS encoding sensor histidine kinase, which gives rise to MKISSFFKTITIKQADIITVSVIFLFTMIFVGLLVEEMYEDYEKALEQSYVTSIESLSESEVLAQKHQRLKSLLIKTALAIVTLSFILFAIFLGFHNLFNKLLHRDTKRFLEFFEQNTYSDKMIDPNSIFFQDFKVMVGYANEMVAKIKEQRNSLQELNEGLEERVRMKMTKLESINKNLEKEKKFSQDLLVSQREFLRYTVHETNTPLSVILMSIELYLMKNPRDRQLSKIEAAVKNIFSIYDDLSYLVKKDQVEYPKRVINFANYINSRIDFFTEVAQQSKVSFNNKIEASEMHIYFNETKLQRIVDNTITNAIKYTLPKEVITVTLIQIGANIEFAMGSKAKTIKDTQKVFHEYYREEEKADGFGIGLGLVRSICEEEDVKISVSSDANETVFKYIFKMMGD
- a CDS encoding heavy-metal-associated domain-containing protein codes for the protein MKKDFKALNIKCNGCANTVKESLKEDFGEVEVDLNQEPRVVSVEIKDEEHEQLFRKKMRKLGYPLDDEELGTFESTGLKAKSFVSCAVGKMNQ
- a CDS encoding response regulator transcription factor; this translates as MKILLLEDELMLNESICEYLESDGHKVEPFANGSEAFDAIKKSSYDLLILDINVPGIDGLSFLEELHELKIYVSVIYISALVDIEDISRAYNLGCHDYLKKPFHLKELALRINRVKLESQRPRVHLRISKNYSYDQEHSLLLFNDEPQILTKKQSQMIDLLARNRGMVVDFEQFQTYVWSEQLVDNATIRAEINRLKKNLKEDFIINVRGMGYMIDKP